The DNA window ATCCGCCGGAGGCTGTCCACCTCGGACACGACGATCGCCTCCAGCGGGCAGGACTCGGCCGCGTCCAGCACCGACTCGTCGGCGGCGATCCGCTCGGCCACCGGCCGGGACAGCCCGTCGACCAGCACGAAGTGCGCCGGCGCGACCCCGGCGCAGATCCCCGACCCGATGCACCGGGTCGCGTCGACGTGCAGCCGCCATTCGCTCGCTCCGCTCACGCGCCCTCCTCCGCCCCGGCCCGGCTCACCAGGCCACCGGCATGGCCACCAGGCCCCGCACCAGCAGGCCGCTCTTCCAGGTCAGCTCCTCCACGGGCACGGCCAGCCGGAGCCCGGGGGCCCGGTCGAGCAGGGTCTCCAGCACCACCCGCAGCTCCATCCGGGCCAGCTGCGCGCCGACGCAATGGTGCACGCCGTGCCCGAAACCGAGGTGCGGATTGACCGCACGGGTCAGGTCGAGCCGGTCGGCGTCGGCGAAGACGCTGTCGTCCCGGTTGGCCGCCGCGATGTTGACCACCACCGGCTCGCCGGCCCGGACCAGCACCCCGCCCAGCTCGACGTCCTCCGTGGCGTAGCGGGGGAAGGCCGCCGTGGCGCCGAGCGGGATGAACCGCATCAGCTCCTCGACGGCGACCGGCACCAGCTCCGGCCGGTCCCGCAGGGTCTCCCAGGCGCCGGGGGTGGTGAGCAGGACGTACACCATGTTGGGGATCTGGGTCACGGTGGTCTCGTGGCCGGCGGCGAGCAGCCCGGCGGCGAGGGTGACCAACTCCTGCTCGGTGAGCCGGTCGGCGTTCTCGTCGCGGGCCCGCACCATGGCGCTGAGCAGGTCGTCGGCGGGTTCGACCCGGCGCCGGGCGACCAGCTCGCCCATGTAGGCCAGCAGCCTGTCGAGGTAGTGCTGGGCCCGCTCCGGCTCCAGCGAGGTGGTCGAGACGATCGCCTCGGACCAGGTGTGGAACTGGTCCTGGTCGGACACCGGCACGCCGAGCAGGTCGCAGATCACCCGGATGGGCAGCGGCGTGGCCAGGTGCGCCACCAGGTCGGCGGGCGGCCCGGCGGCCAGCAGCCCGTCGATCAGCTCGTCGGCCACCGCCCGGGTACGCGGCCGCAGCTCCTCGACCCGGCGCGCGGTGAACGCCTTCGCCACGAGCCGGCGCAGCCGGGTGTGCTCCGGCGGGTCCATCGAGAGGATCCCGGTCTCCTGCTGGCGCGGGGTGTTCCGGGGTTCGTCGCGCCCGATCGACGCGGCCCGGCTGAACCGGGGGTCGCCGAGCACCGTCTTGACGTCGGCGTGCCGGGTGGCCAGCCAGGCGGGCTCGCCGTAGGGCAGTTGGACCCGGACCAGCGGCTGCTCGCGCAGCTCGGCGTAGCGGGCGTCCAGGTCGAGCCGGACAGGGGCGTTGAACGGGTAGCGCTGTGGGATGGTCGCCTGGGAAGTGTCGGTCACCGGCTGGCTCGCTCTCGTCCACGGCACCGCGGGCGGTGCGGGTCGACTCCGCACGACTCGACGCTGAGTCATGCCCCGACTGCGGATGGTAGCGAGAACGGTCGATGGAGACCAGAGGGTCGTTCCGGTTCCGACACGACGATCCCGGGCCGCCCGCGCGGGACGACCCGGGATCAGAACCCGGTCAGCGGCCGGTGTCGCCCTCGCCGGTTCGCTGCTGCGCCATGTCGACGCCCTTGTCGATCTTCTCGTCGTACTTGCCCTGGGTCCGCTTGTCGGCCATGTCGCCGCCCTTTTCGATCCCCTGGTCGACCTGCTTGTCGTGCTTGTCGGCGAAGTCCTTGGCCTTGTCCATGAAGTCGCTCATGTCGGTTCTCCCTTCGATACCGTGAATGCCTTCCCTGGGACCGGCGGCACAAACGCTCCCTGTCCGGAGGTCGCCCGGGTGTCGGATTCACGTGCGTCGGGTACCAACGGCCACGATCGAGGAGGCGACGTGGACGAGGACGCGGGGACGCCGGAACCGGCGGCACGGAACCGGGCCGCAGGCCCACGGCAGGCCTGGGCCGGGCTGCCCTGGCCGGTACGGACAGCGGTCACCTGGGGCGCCTGTCTCGTGGTGGTGATCGCCGCGCTCTGGCTGCTCGGGAAGATCGCGGTGCTGCTCGCCCCGCTGGCCGTGGCGCTGGCCGGCACGCTCTTCCTCACCGCGCTGCTCGACCCGGTGCTGCTCGGGCTGCGCCGGCTCCGGGTGCCGGCGGCGCTGGCCGCGCTGCTCAGCGTCCTGCTGCTGCTCGGCGTCCTGGTCGGCGTCGGGGCGCTGGTGTGGAACCTGACGGCGAGCCAGTTCGGCGAGCTGAGCCAGCAGCTCGACCAGGGCCTGGAGCGCAGCCGGGACTTCGTCACCTCCAGCCTGCCGGTCACCGACGAACAACTCGACCAGCAGGTCGAGCAGATCCGGAAGGGGCTCAGCGGCAGCGCGCCCGACCCGGTCGCCGGGGCACGGACGGCCGCCGAGGTGGCCGGTTCGATCCTGCTCGGCCTGGTACTGCTCTTCTTCCTGCTCAAGGACGGCCGGACCATGTGGCACTGGGTGCTGCGCCGGATGGCCGGACCGCGCCGCGACCTGACCGCCGAGGCGGGCCGGGCCGGCTGGCGGACGCTGGGCGCGTACAGCCGCGGCACGATGGTCATCGCGGCGATCGACGCGATCGGCATCGGGCTGGCGCTGGTGGTGCTGCGCGTCCCGCTGGCCCTGCCCCTCGCGCTGATCACCTTCCTCGGCGGGTTCGTGCCGATCATCGGCGCCACCGTGGCCGGCGCGATCGCGGTGCTGGTCGCCCTGGCCGCCAACGGCCCCACCACCGCCCTGCTCACCCTGGCCGCGGTGATCGCCGTGCAGCAGATCGAGGGCAACCTGCTGGAGCCGCTGGTGATGAAGCGGCAGGTCCAGCTCCACCCGGCGGTCATCCTCGTGGTGGTCACCGCCGGCACGCTGATCGCCGGCATCGCGGGCGCGTTCGTCTCGGTGCCGATCGCCGCGGTCACCTGGCGGGTGCTGGACACCGTGCAACGCCACCGCGCCGCCCTACCCGACTGACCCGCCCGGCTCCGCGCGGTCAGGCCGGATGCGGCTGGCGCAGGTGGGTGGTGAACCAGGTCCCGGCCTGGTCGGCCACCTGTTCCAGGGTGCCCGGCTCCTCGAAGAGGTGCGTGGCGCCGGGCACGATCCGCAGCTCGGCGACGTCGCCCAGCTCCGCCCGGGCGTGCTCGTTGAGCACGATCACCTCCTCGTCCAGCCCACCGACGATCAGCAGCGTCGGGGCGCGTACCGCCGAGAGCGAGCTGCCGGCCAGGTCCGGACGGCCGCCACGGGAGACCACCGCGCCCACCTGGTCGGGCCGGGCGGCCGCGGCGACCAGGGCGGCGGCCGCGCCGGTGCTCGCGCCGAACAGCCCGATCGGCAGCCGGCCCAGGGTCGACTCGCCGGCCATCCAGTCCACGATCGCGGCCAGCCGCTCGGCGAGCATCCCGATGTCGAAGCGCAGCTCGGCGGTGACCGCGTCCCGCTCGTCCTCCTCCGGGGTCAACAGGTCGA is part of the Micromonospora halotolerans genome and encodes:
- a CDS encoding ferredoxin, with translation MSGASEWRLHVDATRCIGSGICAGVAPAHFVLVDGLSRPVAERIAADESVLDAAESCPLEAIVVSEVDSLRRIAPEG
- a CDS encoding cytochrome P450 gives rise to the protein MTDTSQATIPQRYPFNAPVRLDLDARYAELREQPLVRVQLPYGEPAWLATRHADVKTVLGDPRFSRAASIGRDEPRNTPRQQETGILSMDPPEHTRLRRLVAKAFTARRVEELRPRTRAVADELIDGLLAAGPPADLVAHLATPLPIRVICDLLGVPVSDQDQFHTWSEAIVSTTSLEPERAQHYLDRLLAYMGELVARRRVEPADDLLSAMVRARDENADRLTEQELVTLAAGLLAAGHETTVTQIPNMVYVLLTTPGAWETLRDRPELVPVAVEELMRFIPLGATAAFPRYATEDVELGGVLVRAGEPVVVNIAAANRDDSVFADADRLDLTRAVNPHLGFGHGVHHCVGAQLARMELRVVLETLLDRAPGLRLAVPVEELTWKSGLLVRGLVAMPVAW
- a CDS encoding antitoxin — protein: MSDFMDKAKDFADKHDKQVDQGIEKGGDMADKRTQGKYDEKIDKGVDMAQQRTGEGDTGR
- a CDS encoding AI-2E family transporter, giving the protein MDEDAGTPEPAARNRAAGPRQAWAGLPWPVRTAVTWGACLVVVIAALWLLGKIAVLLAPLAVALAGTLFLTALLDPVLLGLRRLRVPAALAALLSVLLLLGVLVGVGALVWNLTASQFGELSQQLDQGLERSRDFVTSSLPVTDEQLDQQVEQIRKGLSGSAPDPVAGARTAAEVAGSILLGLVLLFFLLKDGRTMWHWVLRRMAGPRRDLTAEAGRAGWRTLGAYSRGTMVIAAIDAIGIGLALVVLRVPLALPLALITFLGGFVPIIGATVAGAIAVLVALAANGPTTALLTLAAVIAVQQIEGNLLEPLVMKRQVQLHPAVILVVVTAGTLIAGIAGAFVSVPIAAVTWRVLDTVQRHRAALPD
- a CDS encoding dienelactone hydrolase family protein, with the protein product MGDVREVSVPVVDGGLAADVTVPSGAVGVVLFAHGSGSSRHSPRNVAVAQEFNGRALGTVLVDLLTPEEDERDAVTAELRFDIGMLAERLAAIVDWMAGESTLGRLPIGLFGASTGAAAALVAAAARPDQVGAVVSRGGRPDLAGSSLSAVRAPTLLIVGGLDEEVIVLNEHARAELGDVAELRIVPGATHLFEEPGTLEQVADQAGTWFTTHLRQPHPA